One region of Carbonactinospora thermoautotrophica genomic DNA includes:
- a CDS encoding AAA family ATPase: protein MMLEPRFRRVAGIRRPFVDREGALRAFDEELAAVGNRPRVLNITGIGGIGKSRLLREFQDRVGESCRTALLDLQLPPLRQQDTALAVLRSQLGAQGIRFDRYDIAYTALWQRLHPHLKISREQLPLIDESEVLGQILDGAAGVPVFGTVVGLLRLLDGAPGRLRRWRRLREDPTLRELDSLSGSDLVDAVTFLFAEDLRAATEKRKPYVLFVDAFEALLGENVRAGRTAAVDGWLRDLIVQLDRGLVVVASREPLRWEAYNRGWSEFIRTFAVDDLPMSARLELLEASGVADPDERMEIARASAGVPFYLHLALDTRQQHADRAVATAVSQEEILERFLQHVDPQEVRFLELLSVARTFDFEIFAAIAQKFRLPGHRMAWESLTSYSFVYPAGPHQVQLHQLMVAALRHRLSPELNREVHRILRSVWDQRAARGDGHAGSGVVGHVAALREATYHALHAGEITDEQLIEYADQIIAWGGTQGIGGVLEDVHAYLGAGHGQVSEDLARAARYLDAEAALLVGDAGRAAELTQDAGERTDSLVDGRLAVTGAHARRILGQTAQALRMYTAVWETQDTEVRLVAGLWAADLHMAQGRFRQAADLADSIRAACPKDELLGDAARLLHLAYRFAFDFDEAGRWLAEATTRYRQAGTVIGQANIAVNQVELLAWTDPALALDVADKAIELQKQVGARHELGKAYTAIGLAHLRLGDLDRAHLALGLACEVLEQAGYRSGRARAELVRAMLCAREGATERAVQSAVAAVREFEIVEVYPTFVLAAATVLDSVGMPQREVTEAAARARRAIQPFDSLDALEDRIAWHLAAFLGTTP from the coding sequence GTGATGCTGGAACCGCGCTTTCGGCGGGTGGCAGGTATCAGACGCCCGTTCGTGGACCGCGAGGGCGCGCTGCGGGCGTTCGACGAGGAACTGGCTGCCGTTGGGAACCGTCCACGTGTGCTGAATATCACCGGAATCGGTGGAATCGGGAAGTCTCGATTACTGCGGGAGTTCCAAGACAGAGTGGGGGAAAGTTGTCGAACCGCCCTACTCGATCTGCAGTTGCCGCCGCTGCGGCAGCAGGACACCGCGCTCGCGGTCCTGCGTTCCCAGCTGGGGGCACAGGGAATTCGCTTCGACCGATATGACATCGCCTATACGGCCCTGTGGCAACGGCTGCATCCCCATCTGAAGATCAGCCGTGAGCAGCTCCCGCTCATTGACGAGAGCGAAGTGCTCGGGCAGATTCTCGACGGGGCGGCCGGAGTGCCGGTCTTCGGAACGGTCGTTGGCCTGTTACGACTTCTCGACGGGGCACCGGGCCGGCTGCGGCGATGGCGCCGGCTTCGTGAGGACCCGACTCTCCGGGAGCTCGACAGCCTCTCCGGGAGCGACCTCGTGGATGCCGTCACGTTCCTGTTCGCCGAGGATCTTCGAGCCGCTACCGAGAAGCGCAAGCCGTACGTGCTCTTCGTGGACGCTTTCGAGGCGCTCCTCGGTGAGAACGTGCGGGCAGGGCGTACCGCGGCGGTAGACGGCTGGCTCCGCGATCTGATCGTCCAGTTGGATCGAGGGCTCGTGGTCGTCGCGAGCCGCGAACCACTGCGTTGGGAGGCCTACAACCGCGGATGGTCGGAGTTCATCCGTACGTTCGCCGTGGATGACCTGCCCATGTCTGCCCGCCTGGAATTGCTGGAGGCGAGCGGCGTAGCAGATCCGGACGAGCGGATGGAGATCGCGCGGGCTAGTGCCGGCGTGCCCTTTTATCTGCATCTGGCACTGGACACACGGCAACAGCACGCAGACCGGGCGGTGGCCACGGCGGTTTCCCAGGAGGAGATCCTGGAGCGGTTCCTCCAGCACGTGGATCCGCAGGAGGTACGGTTTCTGGAGTTGCTCAGTGTAGCCCGGACCTTCGATTTCGAGATCTTCGCGGCGATTGCGCAGAAATTCCGCCTTCCCGGGCATCGGATGGCCTGGGAATCGTTGACGTCCTACTCCTTCGTGTATCCGGCCGGACCTCATCAGGTGCAGTTGCACCAGCTCATGGTGGCCGCGCTGCGTCACCGCCTTTCTCCCGAGTTGAATCGCGAAGTGCACCGCATCCTTCGCTCGGTCTGGGACCAGCGGGCAGCACGGGGAGACGGCCATGCGGGATCCGGCGTCGTCGGGCACGTAGCGGCCCTCCGCGAGGCTACATACCATGCGTTGCACGCCGGAGAGATCACAGACGAGCAGCTGATCGAGTACGCGGACCAGATCATCGCATGGGGTGGTACGCAGGGAATCGGGGGCGTCCTAGAGGATGTCCATGCCTACCTGGGCGCTGGCCATGGCCAGGTGAGTGAGGACTTGGCGCGGGCGGCACGATATCTGGATGCGGAGGCAGCGCTGCTGGTCGGCGATGCCGGCCGGGCCGCTGAGCTGACGCAGGACGCCGGCGAGCGGACGGATTCGCTCGTCGACGGCCGGCTGGCAGTGACCGGAGCACATGCTCGCCGTATCCTCGGGCAGACCGCACAAGCCCTACGGATGTACACAGCGGTCTGGGAAACCCAGGACACCGAGGTGCGGCTGGTCGCCGGCCTGTGGGCCGCCGACCTCCACATGGCGCAGGGACGGTTCCGGCAGGCGGCGGACTTGGCCGACAGCATCCGTGCTGCCTGTCCCAAGGACGAGTTGCTCGGGGACGCCGCTCGGCTACTGCACCTGGCGTACCGGTTCGCGTTCGACTTCGACGAGGCCGGTCGTTGGCTTGCGGAGGCGACCACGCGGTACCGGCAGGCTGGGACGGTCATTGGGCAAGCGAATATCGCCGTCAACCAGGTGGAGCTTCTGGCTTGGACCGATCCGGCGCTCGCTCTCGACGTCGCGGACAAGGCGATCGAGTTGCAGAAGCAAGTCGGAGCCAGGCACGAGCTCGGCAAGGCCTATACCGCGATCGGGCTGGCTCATCTTCGCCTCGGCGACCTCGATCGGGCTCATCTCGCGCTCGGTCTCGCCTGCGAGGTTCTCGAGCAGGCGGGATACCGGTCGGGACGTGCCCGCGCAGAGCTGGTCCGTGCCATGTTGTGCGCGCGGGAGGGTGCCACCGAACGGGCAGTCCAGTCGGCGGTGGCCGCGGTGCGCGAGTTCGAGATCGTGGAGGTCTACCCGACTTTCGTCCTCGCCGCGGCGACCGTCCTGGACTCGGTCGGCATGCCGCAGCGGGAAGTGACCGAGGCGGCGGCACGTGCCCGCCGAGCCATCCAGCCCTTCGACTCCCTCGACGCCCTGGAAGACCGCATCGCCTGGCACCTGGCCGCATTCCTGGGGACGACACCATGA
- a CDS encoding aminoglycoside phosphotransferase family protein yields MTAAEPLDLYRAATRNSARSAGFYNSNVRVDTPSGPMVVRIPIPGADVMDLRIWPEYQVLGAVASYVEHVPKLVHVSQEPMFQVYEFVPGDLLDDVAPRGVEVPRFVLTDVIELFTQLTRVPRDHLPPSPSWWPDDGDTAGFANILSGVTRDVWDRFQDEFASLYRELGVPSDPLEPVLEGWKTLHSRPFRLVHSDVHRKNMILCDGHVVFLDWELALWGDPVYDLAVHLHKMAYQPAEQDAVVRRWQERLPRELTAGWQQDLPTYLTHERVKSAIVDAVRYAKLFAVGGLSSQREQQLVRSLTGKVNAARAIWGHDRMLDDAKVEAVLRRRASG; encoded by the coding sequence ATGACCGCAGCCGAACCCCTCGACCTGTACCGAGCCGCGACCCGGAACAGTGCCCGGTCGGCGGGCTTCTACAACAGCAACGTGCGCGTCGACACCCCCTCGGGGCCGATGGTCGTGCGCATCCCCATTCCGGGCGCCGACGTGATGGACCTGCGCATCTGGCCGGAATATCAGGTACTGGGCGCGGTAGCGTCTTATGTCGAGCACGTGCCGAAGCTCGTACACGTCTCCCAGGAACCCATGTTTCAGGTGTACGAGTTCGTGCCAGGCGATCTGCTGGACGACGTGGCGCCTCGCGGGGTGGAGGTTCCCCGCTTCGTTCTCACCGACGTCATCGAGCTGTTCACGCAGCTCACTCGAGTTCCCCGCGACCACCTACCGCCGAGCCCCTCCTGGTGGCCGGATGACGGCGACACGGCTGGTTTCGCCAACATCCTTTCCGGCGTCACGAGAGACGTCTGGGACCGGTTCCAGGACGAGTTCGCATCTCTGTACCGGGAACTCGGCGTTCCTTCTGACCCTTTGGAACCGGTACTCGAAGGCTGGAAGACGCTCCATTCGCGCCCGTTCCGGCTCGTGCACAGCGACGTGCACCGGAAGAACATGATCCTCTGCGATGGCCATGTCGTTTTTCTCGATTGGGAGCTGGCCCTCTGGGGTGATCCGGTTTACGACCTTGCGGTACACCTACACAAGATGGCTTACCAGCCAGCTGAGCAAGACGCCGTGGTGCGGCGATGGCAGGAGCGGCTACCCCGCGAGCTGACCGCCGGGTGGCAGCAGGACCTGCCCACCTACCTCACACATGAACGTGTGAAGTCCGCGATCGTGGATGCGGTGCGCTACGCCAAGCTCTTCGCCGTTGGCGGCCTTTCGAGCCAGCGTGAGCAGCAGTTGGTCCGTTCGCTCACCGGCAAGGTGAACGCGGCGAGAGCCATCTGGGGACATGATCGAATGCTTGACGACGCGAAGGTGGAAGCCGTGCTGCGGCGGCGAGCGAGCGGTTAG
- a CDS encoding DUF7059 domain-containing protein — translation MEDMVMRDPGQIARLREALQRAGYTVDGCLDLLGPRAYAALSRNEITLALRATQGGSPRETLVRLFLLQTPVPYQQAARALPVEEALAAGLLARDGDEVRALVDIRPYGETDVDWWVVSDLTTGMPGRPWTMGEDYVLGIGGASTTLAHLTVRVPVESALDLGTGCGVQALHLARHARTVTATDQNARAVEFARMSVALSGVEGVEFAQGDFFDPVRGRRYDLIVSNPPFVISPERRFLYRDSGLPGDEVCRRLVEQAPAYLNEGGWCQLLINWAHLRGQDWRERVASWVRPTGCDAWIVQREVQDATEYIELWLRDSGDLDGPHYIERYDAWLDLFERSGIEAVGFGWIVLHASGADDPYVQVEELPQSLEQPFGRHVLDWFARHDFLRDVDDETLLKARLRRPDGVVQETVGAPGAEQPDQVVLRQLAGARRAAEVDPATAALVGACDGTIPVGVLVDALAEATGEDPAVLRARMPTLIRNLVADGFLVPA, via the coding sequence ATGGAAGACATGGTCATGCGCGATCCTGGGCAGATCGCCCGGCTGCGGGAAGCGCTCCAGCGGGCCGGGTACACGGTCGACGGGTGCTTGGACCTGCTCGGGCCGCGGGCGTACGCGGCGTTGAGCCGCAACGAGATCACCCTGGCGTTGCGGGCTACCCAGGGCGGGAGCCCGCGCGAGACACTGGTGCGGCTGTTCCTGTTGCAGACGCCGGTGCCCTACCAGCAGGCGGCGCGCGCCCTGCCCGTGGAGGAGGCGCTCGCGGCCGGACTGCTGGCCCGGGACGGGGACGAGGTGCGGGCGCTGGTGGACATCCGCCCGTACGGGGAGACCGACGTCGACTGGTGGGTGGTCTCCGATCTCACGACCGGCATGCCGGGCCGCCCGTGGACGATGGGCGAGGACTACGTCCTGGGGATCGGTGGCGCGTCCACCACGCTCGCCCATCTCACCGTGCGGGTGCCGGTCGAGTCCGCGCTGGACCTGGGCACGGGCTGCGGCGTCCAGGCGCTGCACCTGGCCCGGCATGCCCGCACGGTCACGGCGACCGACCAGAACGCCCGCGCTGTGGAGTTCGCCCGCATGTCGGTGGCGCTGTCCGGGGTCGAGGGTGTGGAGTTCGCCCAGGGTGACTTCTTCGACCCGGTACGTGGCCGCCGCTACGACCTGATCGTGTCCAACCCCCCGTTCGTCATCTCCCCGGAGCGGCGGTTCCTGTACCGGGACAGCGGCCTGCCCGGCGACGAGGTGTGCCGCCGCCTGGTCGAGCAGGCCCCGGCGTACCTCAATGAGGGCGGCTGGTGCCAGTTGCTGATCAACTGGGCGCACCTGCGCGGCCAGGACTGGCGGGAACGGGTGGCCTCCTGGGTACGCCCGACCGGGTGCGACGCGTGGATCGTCCAGCGTGAGGTGCAGGACGCCACCGAGTACATCGAACTGTGGCTGCGTGACTCCGGCGACCTGGACGGCCCGCACTACATCGAGCGGTACGACGCGTGGCTGGACCTGTTCGAGCGGTCCGGCATCGAGGCGGTCGGCTTCGGCTGGATCGTGCTGCACGCCAGCGGCGCGGACGACCCGTACGTGCAGGTGGAGGAGTTGCCGCAGTCGCTGGAGCAGCCGTTCGGGCGGCACGTGCTGGACTGGTTCGCCCGGCACGACTTCCTGCGCGACGTCGACGACGAGACGCTGCTCAAGGCCCGGCTGCGTCGCCCGGACGGCGTCGTCCAGGAGACGGTGGGCGCGCCCGGGGCCGAGCAGCCCGACCAGGTGGTGCTGCGCCAACTGGCCGGCGCCCGCCGCGCCGCCGAGGTCGACCCGGCCACGGCCGCCCTGGTCGGCGCGTGCGACGGCACGATCCCGGTTGGTGTCCTGGTCGACGCGCTCGCTGAGGCGACCGGCGAGGATCCGGCCGTCCTGCGCGCCCGGATGCCGACGCTGATCCGCAACCTGGTCGCCGACGGGTTCCTGGTCCCGGCCTGA
- a CDS encoding NUDIX hydrolase, which produces MKYDPREYPPFAVAVDLAVFTIRQGVCAVLLVERGVDPYAGCWALPGGFVRADESAEDAATRELAEETGLAPFPGHLEQLRTYSTPNRDPRMRVVSVAYVAFAPDLPTPRPGGDVVRARWWAVDELAPSTERPRLAFDHDRIVADAFERVAAKLEYTPLATAFCPAEFTLGELQAVYEAVWGVSLDRPNFRRKVLATPGFVERVEGAAPQVRGRGAPAALYRAGKATALHPPLLRPEGARSFRVG; this is translated from the coding sequence ATGAAGTACGACCCGCGCGAGTACCCACCGTTCGCGGTGGCCGTGGACCTGGCCGTGTTCACCATCCGACAGGGGGTGTGCGCCGTGCTCCTGGTGGAACGCGGCGTGGACCCCTACGCGGGGTGCTGGGCGCTGCCGGGCGGGTTCGTGCGGGCGGACGAGTCGGCCGAGGACGCGGCGACGCGGGAGCTGGCCGAGGAGACCGGGCTCGCCCCGTTCCCCGGGCACCTGGAGCAGTTGCGCACGTACAGCACGCCGAACCGCGACCCCCGGATGCGGGTGGTCTCGGTCGCGTACGTGGCGTTCGCACCCGACCTGCCCACACCGCGTCCGGGCGGGGACGTGGTCCGGGCGCGCTGGTGGGCGGTGGACGAGCTGGCGCCGAGCACCGAGCGGCCCCGGCTGGCGTTCGACCACGACCGGATCGTGGCGGACGCGTTCGAGCGGGTCGCGGCGAAGCTGGAGTACACGCCGCTGGCGACGGCGTTCTGCCCGGCGGAGTTCACCCTGGGCGAGTTGCAGGCGGTGTACGAGGCGGTGTGGGGCGTGAGCCTGGACCGCCCGAACTTCCGCCGCAAGGTGCTCGCCACCCCCGGGTTCGTCGAGCGTGTCGAGGGCGCGGCGCCGCAGGTCCGGGGCCGGGGCGCACCCGCCGCCCTGTACCGGGCAGGCAAGGCGACCGCGCTGCACCCGCCGCTGCTGCGGCCCGAGGGCGCCCGGTCGTTCCGGGTGGGCTGA
- a CDS encoding site-2 protease family protein, with product MADLNTTAQQRAARRPSPTFVALVVAFALAGWACWTGWGSPGVAVFLFVVAGWLVSLCLHEFAHAVVAYRSGDRSVAARGYLSLDPLKYSDPLLSFGLPLLFVLLGGIGLPGGAVWVGAIPGRVRHTLVSAAGPLVNVAWAVLLMAAVASAGPSPEREAFWAGVAYLAFLQVTAALLNLLPVPGLDGFGILEPWLPRSWLRVLAPVRAYGYLLLFALLWVPEVNRWFFGTVLGTLLAGGVPVHLIAAGDDLFRFWS from the coding sequence TTGGCCGATCTCAACACCACCGCCCAACAGCGGGCCGCGAGACGCCCGAGCCCGACGTTCGTGGCCCTGGTCGTCGCGTTCGCGCTCGCCGGGTGGGCCTGCTGGACCGGGTGGGGCAGCCCCGGGGTGGCGGTCTTCCTGTTCGTGGTCGCCGGGTGGCTGGTGTCGCTGTGCCTGCACGAGTTCGCGCACGCGGTGGTCGCCTACCGCAGCGGGGACCGGTCGGTGGCCGCGCGCGGGTATCTCAGTCTGGACCCGCTCAAGTACAGCGATCCGCTGCTGAGCTTCGGGCTGCCGCTGCTGTTCGTGCTGCTGGGCGGGATCGGGCTGCCCGGCGGGGCGGTGTGGGTCGGGGCGATCCCAGGGCGGGTCCGGCACACCCTGGTGTCGGCGGCCGGGCCGCTGGTGAACGTGGCCTGGGCCGTGCTGCTCATGGCGGCGGTGGCGTCCGCGGGGCCGAGCCCGGAGCGGGAGGCGTTCTGGGCGGGTGTGGCGTACCTGGCGTTCCTGCAGGTCACAGCGGCGCTGCTCAACCTGTTGCCGGTGCCGGGGCTGGACGGGTTCGGGATTCTCGAGCCGTGGCTGCCCAGGTCCTGGCTGCGGGTACTCGCGCCGGTGCGGGCGTACGGGTACCTGCTGCTGTTCGCCCTGCTGTGGGTGCCGGAGGTCAACCGGTGGTTCTTCGGCACGGTCCTGGGCACGCTCCTGGCCGGCGGCGTCCCCGTGCACCTCATCGCGGCGGGAGACGACCTGTTCCGGTTCTGGTCCTGA
- a CDS encoding type II toxin-antitoxin system HicA family toxin, producing MKAREVNRAIERRGGYLIRQVGSHRRYEAKRGDVVCRTTVPQHPGDIPAGTLRAIERDMEPVFGKGWLR from the coding sequence GTGAAAGCGAGGGAAGTCAATCGGGCGATCGAGCGGCGCGGCGGCTACCTGATACGCCAAGTCGGTTCACACCGCCGTTATGAGGCGAAGCGAGGCGACGTCGTGTGCCGCACCACCGTGCCGCAGCATCCGGGCGACATCCCTGCTGGGACGCTTCGGGCGATCGAGCGGGACATGGAGCCGGTGTTCGGGAAGGGGTGGTTGCGGTGA
- a CDS encoding helix-turn-helix domain-containing protein: MRTYRVVVTREGKDWLADVPELEGTHTWARNLTSLDRAVREAIVLGADLPDDAMDDLELDYEFRTGDPVVDSESAEVRTWRRKLSETERQVERRTYGLVDKLGARGLSVRDVAVLVGLSPQRVSQIHHKKASVAAETTKSKR, from the coding sequence GTGAGGACGTACCGGGTCGTGGTGACCCGCGAGGGCAAGGATTGGCTTGCCGACGTCCCTGAGCTGGAGGGCACGCACACCTGGGCGCGAAACCTGACGAGCCTGGACCGAGCCGTACGAGAGGCGATCGTTCTCGGTGCCGATCTGCCCGACGACGCGATGGACGACCTGGAACTCGACTACGAGTTCCGGACTGGTGACCCGGTCGTGGACTCCGAGTCCGCTGAAGTGCGGACGTGGCGCCGCAAACTCAGCGAGACCGAACGGCAGGTGGAGCGCCGCACCTATGGCCTGGTGGACAAGCTGGGAGCGCGTGGCTTGTCAGTGCGGGACGTCGCGGTGCTGGTCGGCTTGTCACCTCAGCGGGTGTCGCAGATCCACCACAAGAAGGCCAGCGTCGCCGCCGAGACGACGAAGTCGAAGCGGTAG
- a CDS encoding CRISPR-associated helicase/endonuclease Cas3, with protein MIESGDGTRPDVRAAWGKAENEPVPHPLICHAIDTAAVAERLLGVLVGPRCREELRAAFVPLGDADGWAAVLCGLHDLGKFSPAFQALRDDLAVELLGELAEQDIRYVSRFKGGGRTDTPHGLLTAVHLERMLKKWGAASDVAQLVGWVLGGHHGHIPDASSALQAEEAVRHHGGGRWAAWCDALVAEVVRCWGLPAPDTLPWGEVRLGLGAAVALAGLASVSDWIASDRKNFEWAGPDVDLATYPQQARKRAEEAIGRLDWSPWEPPEDTSFTALFPEDSEQRPVQRSAERVARQLQGPGMLLIEAPTGEGKTKAALQCAAILAGKLGLAGCYLAMPTKATSNQAYQEACKLADRSPVPLAVRLLHSAADEYLAAKKARRARDEAEPLDPADVDRDGGPDGAMVAREWFTRKRGLLAPVGVGTVDQILAGAIRSRHVFVRLLGLTNKVVVVDEVHAYDTYMSTLLDRLLWWLGRLGVPVILLSATLPTRRRRDLVRSWRAGALGRLPKDVPEPPEACGYPRVTWADEHGQGVEECGVSGLNAARTVRLEHVPNDQLVAWVLDRVRDGGCAAVIHNLVRCAKKTYEELRAAADKLPKTRRPELVLLHGRLTTKERHEREARLLHALGPESAKNGDRPERLIVVGTQVLEQSLDLDFDLMVSALAPVDSLIQRMGRLHRFGGDRPQPLLAITGVTDQPSGPKFPAHTTRVYEELLLLRTWARLRGEAQVHSPHDVPGLIDAVYGADGVPCPAGWERAWEEAAKRLASNRDSHEYDARVLYLPQPRGRKVVHKLTERPKSPRRTRKERYRR; from the coding sequence ATGATCGAATCGGGGGACGGCACGCGGCCGGACGTGCGGGCCGCGTGGGGGAAGGCGGAGAACGAGCCGGTTCCGCACCCGCTGATATGCCATGCGATCGACACTGCGGCCGTGGCCGAGCGGCTGCTGGGCGTGCTGGTGGGGCCACGCTGCCGGGAGGAGTTACGAGCCGCGTTCGTGCCGCTCGGCGACGCGGACGGCTGGGCCGCGGTGCTGTGCGGGCTACATGACCTGGGGAAGTTTTCGCCCGCATTTCAGGCCTTGCGCGATGACTTGGCGGTGGAGCTGCTGGGGGAGTTGGCCGAGCAGGACATCCGGTACGTAAGCCGGTTCAAGGGCGGAGGGCGCACGGATACCCCGCACGGGCTGCTCACCGCGGTCCACTTGGAGCGCATGCTCAAGAAGTGGGGCGCTGCCTCGGATGTGGCGCAACTGGTTGGGTGGGTGCTGGGCGGACACCACGGCCACATCCCGGATGCCTCCTCCGCCTTACAGGCGGAGGAGGCGGTCCGGCACCACGGCGGTGGGCGGTGGGCCGCCTGGTGCGACGCGCTGGTCGCCGAGGTGGTCCGGTGCTGGGGGCTGCCCGCGCCGGACACGCTGCCGTGGGGCGAGGTGCGCTTGGGGCTCGGCGCGGCGGTGGCGCTGGCCGGGCTGGCGTCGGTCAGTGACTGGATCGCCTCGGACCGGAAGAACTTCGAGTGGGCCGGACCGGACGTCGACCTGGCCACCTACCCGCAACAGGCCCGGAAACGGGCCGAGGAAGCGATCGGGCGGCTGGACTGGTCACCCTGGGAGCCGCCGGAGGACACCAGCTTCACCGCGCTGTTTCCCGAGGACTCCGAGCAGCGCCCAGTGCAGCGGTCGGCTGAGCGGGTGGCTCGCCAGCTCCAGGGGCCGGGCATGCTGCTCATCGAGGCCCCGACCGGGGAGGGCAAGACCAAGGCCGCCCTGCAGTGCGCCGCGATTCTGGCCGGGAAGCTGGGCTTGGCCGGCTGCTACCTCGCCATGCCGACAAAGGCGACGAGCAACCAGGCGTACCAGGAGGCGTGCAAGCTCGCCGACCGATCCCCGGTCCCGCTGGCGGTGCGGCTGCTGCACAGCGCGGCGGACGAGTACCTGGCGGCGAAGAAGGCGCGGCGCGCCCGGGACGAAGCCGAGCCGCTGGACCCGGCCGACGTGGACCGCGACGGCGGCCCGGACGGTGCGATGGTCGCGCGGGAGTGGTTCACCCGCAAGCGCGGCTTGCTCGCGCCCGTGGGCGTGGGCACGGTGGACCAGATCCTGGCCGGGGCGATCAGGTCCCGGCACGTGTTCGTGCGGCTGCTGGGCCTGACGAACAAGGTCGTGGTCGTCGACGAGGTCCACGCGTACGACACGTACATGTCCACGCTGCTGGACCGCCTGCTGTGGTGGCTGGGCCGGCTGGGCGTGCCGGTGATCCTGCTCTCGGCCACGCTCCCCACGCGCCGGCGTCGTGACCTGGTCCGGAGCTGGCGGGCTGGCGCGCTGGGCCGGCTCCCCAAGGATGTCCCCGAACCTCCCGAAGCCTGCGGTTACCCCCGGGTGACGTGGGCGGACGAGCACGGGCAGGGTGTCGAGGAGTGCGGCGTCTCCGGTCTCAACGCCGCCCGGACGGTGCGGCTGGAGCACGTGCCGAACGACCAGCTCGTGGCATGGGTGCTCGACCGGGTACGGGATGGCGGGTGCGCTGCTGTGATCCACAACCTGGTCCGGTGCGCGAAAAAGACGTACGAGGAGCTGAGAGCAGCCGCGGACAAGCTGCCCAAGACGCGGCGGCCCGAGCTGGTCCTCCTGCACGGCAGGCTGACCACGAAGGAACGGCACGAGCGGGAGGCCCGGCTCCTGCACGCCCTGGGACCAGAGAGCGCTAAGAACGGTGACCGTCCGGAGCGCCTGATCGTGGTCGGCACCCAGGTGCTGGAGCAGAGCCTGGATCTGGACTTCGACCTGATGGTGAGCGCCCTCGCCCCGGTCGACAGCCTGATCCAGCGCATGGGCCGGCTACACCGGTTCGGCGGGGACCGCCCGCAGCCGCTCCTCGCCATCACCGGCGTCACCGACCAGCCGAGTGGTCCGAAGTTCCCGGCGCACACCACCCGGGTGTACGAGGAGCTGCTCCTGCTGCGCACCTGGGCACGGCTGCGTGGCGAGGCGCAGGTCCACTCCCCGCACGACGTGCCGGGCCTGATCGACGCGGTGTACGGAGCCGACGGAGTGCCGTGCCCTGCCGGATGGGAGCGCGCCTGGGAGGAGGCTGCCAAGCGGTTGGCCAGCAACCGCGACAGCCACGAGTACGACGCGCGCGTCCTCTACCTGCCGCAGCCCCGTGGCAGGAAGGTGGTGCACAAGCTGACCGAGCGTCCCAAGAGCCCCCGGCGTACCCGGAAGGAGCGCTATCGCCGATGA
- a CDS encoding M23 family metallopeptidase — translation MTVEDDDLAAYLGASTEQETLELVLLRRDAGRLTPVAGDAAIDLDSPHGLDPRVLAELLDSTVTVSAPEDVPYEVIGALRSAAPPPLFRASSWLYRRRPLVLENGEAVVAGVWLRYSTKTGLWTPDDIHPGG, via the coding sequence ATGACGGTCGAGGACGACGACCTCGCTGCCTACCTGGGCGCGTCAACCGAGCAGGAGACGCTGGAGCTGGTGCTGCTGCGCCGCGACGCTGGCCGGCTCACGCCGGTAGCCGGCGACGCCGCGATCGACCTGGACAGTCCGCACGGCCTCGACCCCCGGGTCCTGGCGGAGCTGCTGGACTCCACGGTCACGGTCAGCGCGCCGGAGGACGTGCCGTACGAGGTGATCGGCGCGCTCCGGTCGGCCGCGCCCCCGCCGCTGTTCCGCGCCTCCTCGTGGTTGTACCGGCGTCGGCCGCTGGTTCTGGAAAACGGCGAGGCTGTGGTCGCGGGCGTGTGGTTGCGGTACTCGACCAAGACCGGGCTCTGGACACCGGACGACATTCACCCGGGCGGGTGA